In Parasteatoda tepidariorum isolate YZ-2023 chromosome 2, CAS_Ptep_4.0, whole genome shotgun sequence, one DNA window encodes the following:
- the LOC107439079 gene encoding uncharacterized protein: MEEGIIEEVQDNFEENEHYLPHRAVIKPNSTTKIRPVFDASAKAKGFPSLNDCLEKGENLIELIPCILMWFWTERIGVVSDMRKVVLQIGLTETDRNYLRFLWLNDEGLKIYRH; this comes from the coding sequence ATGGAGGAAGGAATAATAGAAGAAGTACAGGATAATTTCGAGGAAAATGAACACTACCTACCTCATCGTGCAGTTATAAAACCAAATAGCACTACCAAAATTAGACCCGTATTTGATGCTTCAGCTAAGGCCAAAGGTTTTCCAAGTTTAAATGATTGCTTAGAGAAGGGTGAAAATCTTATTGAATTAATACCATGTATTTTGATGTGGTTTTGGACAGAGAGAATTGGTGTCGTTTCAGACATGCGTAAAGTCGTCTTACAAATCGGACTTACTGAAACTGATAGGAACTACCTAAGATTTTTGTGGCTTAATGATGAAGGCTTGAAGATTTA